Within the Macaca nemestrina isolate mMacNem1 chromosome 5, mMacNem.hap1, whole genome shotgun sequence genome, the region CTGGGGATGGTTCCAATCAGAGAGAATTCACCTATCCTGGATTAAGAAGGGCACCAGAAAGGAGTGAAAGGAGGCTTTGTATCTGAATTTCAGATGACGAGGCTGGAAAGAagcaaggccagggccaggagaACCTGTTAGGGATTTGGGTTCTTATTTGGAGAGTAATGGGCAACCACCAATGAGGATCAATCGGTTGGAGGAGGAAGTTACCATGAGCCTGGATCTCTGTTTGCGTCCAGGGCTCCCGACCCCCAGGGGCTGATGCTCCCAGGTGGGACTGACTGTAGACAGCTTGCCTTGATGTATCTGGCATCCCAGAGTGGGGGTGGCGCTCCAGCCATTTTGAGAGATTCATAGTATGCATTTGATAACACATCGAACGCCAGAGAACTGGGTGGAAAGGAAGCTtattttgattcacatttcctCACTCACACAAAAATGTTCCGAAAGCCCTAAACTAGAGGAGAGAATGTATGCATAATCTGACACTTGTATTTGGCTCTAGAAACCACAAATGTAAAGAGCTCAAGTGGCATGGTCGCTTGTGTGTCCGTATTCTGCACTCCTGAAATTCCCTTGGATTCACACTGCCCCCCTCTGGCCCCTGCTTGGGGTCTGGGACCTACCAGTGAAAGAAGGGTGGGCCCACTTGGGTAACTGAGCACTACTCATTTATTCCACTCATTTATGCTTACAGTGGTTGAAATTTACATAGGGACTCAGGTGAGAGCAAATTATTCTTGCAGATAACGTGCTGTAGATGTGGAAATCTGTTGTCGGTTCTCATACAGCTATGAGCACACCATGTGCATAAAATGCATGAacattattcaattttttttctcaatatgtTTGACAAAAATTTAGAGGAACAAAAATAAGGGAGTTCATTAATAGAACTATAGTAGGAACTACTTGTTATCAAATATGTAATTATGGAGTCTAATCATCTCATCTCTGGTTTTTACTATAGTCTGTCCTCTAAAACAAGTGTGGAAGTGGAGCATTCTACATATCCTAAGTGCCAAAAATATTCTCTTCATGAAATTCACCAAATCTGCAAAAACCAGCTCTTTTTGAAGAGAAGAGCCAGGGAACTCCATTAGTAGGCTTTGATGGCATTAATAATTCAGAGAGGTGCCAGCTATCTTCTTTGAGATAGACGGAAGGGTTCCTTTTAATGTATAACCAGGCAGTAGAGAGGAGAGGACCTGGGTTAGAGAGAGGAGGTTGCAAGCCAGCACCTGTCCCACACCAGGGAATGGAAGCTAATTGTGAAAAGCTGCCCCACTACAGCTGCTGCCTTTTGAAAAATGCAAACTGTGTTTTGAGCAAACATATCATCCGCTTGTAAGTATCTTAGATTCCTGACAGATCTGAttattccctcctccccactaGTGGCTTCATCTTATCTAATTAGCGTGTGTGaaagttgatttcttttttaatcaggACGCTATGGAAGCAAAATTAATTTGTGATTTAATCTTAACTCATGGAAGCATTaatgataattaaaaattattctaaaaattaaaaaaattttcatgcACATTTTTGATATGTTGTCATGAGAGTATTAAGATATCACAGATAAGTGGCTTCCAATATTTCCAGcacttgaaaattttaaaaaatgatgcttCTCTCTGAATTCAGTATTCCTGTAGTAATGGAGAATCTGGGAATCAAAGCGagtatttctgttaaaaaaaattatttctcctgGCAGACAAAAGCTTAGTAGCATGAAGTTAGTGTATGGTCAGGTCACAGTCAGAGCTggctgaaaaatgtaaaaatcaataagaaatgaTGCTTTTTTGTTATTATCAAACATCTGTTGAGGACCTAGTAGGTGTTATTCAGTGATAGTGAAAAACCTGATTTGGAATCATAACTgcagttaaataaattaaatgaaaaagtgaaaaaaccTCATCATTAttggaaaaaggagagaaaatgttcCATATTTAGCCATATCATATGTATTAGTTTTGAGATGGCAGAAGCCAAACCAAAAGATGGCTGGATGCATCATTAGAGTTTTTGGTTATGAAGGAACTAAGATTTGCTGCTGTCACTTAGAGTTATAGAATTTGTAGTAGAGCAATGATCTGTGAATAGGTTAGAGAGGTCCTGGAGGTCCCTGAGACACTTTTAGGGAATCTGCAGAATCCTCCCTTTTCCAACTAAACATCTGTGGGAAGCCCCATTTTTTCCCACATATTTAAATCAAAGCAACACATGACAACAGGTTCAGCAAAAGTAGATGTAAGAATCCAGATGTCTTTTATTAAGCAAAAATTACAGTTTTGCAAACATTCAAAACAATGGAACTCTTCTAAgtaagtgtttttgttttagaaaatagttatttgtttaaataaaactatattatttatgttaacataatgattttattttaattagtgaaatagagctttaaaaaattctcagtTTGAATTTCTAATATTGTAAATATGAAGAAATATAATTCATACGAACAAAAAGCTTTTTGGAGTTCTCATTTATGTATAAGAGTGCAAATGATAGCACCTTACGCctgtaagaataatttttttttttttttttttgagacggagtctcgctctgtcgcccaggttggagtgcagtggagtgaccttggctcactgcaacctccacctcccaggttcaagcaattctctgcctcagcctcatgagtagctggaattacaggtgcccgccaccacacctggctaatttttgtatttttagtagagatgggattttggcatcttggccaggctggtcttgaactcctgaccttgagattcacccgccttggcctcccaaagtgctgggattacaggcatgagaaaaaaaataaaaataaaaataagaaagagaaaagataacaaatgctggcaaagatatgaagaaaagagaaaccttgtacaccattggtgggaatgtaaattagcacagctaTTATGAAAACTAGTATGGGGgctcttcaaaaaactaaaaatagagctaccatgtgatctagcaattctacttctggatatataaccaaagaaaagaaaatcagtacaTTGAAAAGATATCTGCTCTCctatgttcataacagcattattcacaataaccaagatatggaattaacctatATTCATCAatgatgaatgcataaagaatcAGGATATTCCTCAATGGatgaatacataaagaaaacatggtacatgtGCACGATGGAATACTATCGAGTCGTAAGAAATGCTATCATTTTCAACACTAtggaacctggaggacattatgttgagtgaaataagctggCACCgaaagcaaatactgcatgatttcacctATATGTGgaatggaaaaaaacataaaaaaattgaactcatggaagCACGGAGTAGAATTGTGGCTACCGGGTACTGGGATAGAAAGAAGACTGAAATGggggagatgttggttaaagggtacaaaattttCAGGCAGACAGAAGGAATATACTTCGGAGATCCATTGTACATCATGGTGGATATAATTAATGATAATGTATAGCATAcctaaaaattgctaagagaatagattttgaatattcttgtgataaaatgataagtatgtgaagtgacagatatgttaattggtttaatttaatcatttcacagtgtatacatacatcagacaattaaaaaataaatggtaatTCTGGGTAAAGAATACATCTGTTTATACTATTCCTACAAATTTTCtgtgtctaaaattatttcaaaataaaaagaaagaaaaaatgatatttttgaataattaaaaaagagAGTGTAAGGATTCttgagattaaaataaaaataaaaatggaagaaataaaggatatttttgctgaatgatttttaaaaagagtttaaaGGGTCCTGAgattacaatttaaaaagtttgAGCTCCTAACCttatgtgatctgcccacctcggcctcctgcagtcccagctactggggaggctgaggcacgagaatcacttgaacctgagagttggaggttgcagtgagccaagatcaagccactgcactccaacctgggagacagagcaagattgtgtcaccaaaaaaaaaaaaaaaaaaaaaaaaaaaaaaaaagcttgagacCTGCTCCTGCAAGTATTTAACTCACAGAAATGGAGATAGCACCAGGTAAAAATGAAGTAAAAGCTGTGTAAGCTGTGTGTTCGGCCTTGCAGAACAGGAAGCCTGAGAAAGGAGAGGTTATTTAGAATGCAGGTTATCTCGGGGAAAACGTATATTCCAGCGATCCTCTCTGCAATGGGACTTCATTCACCCTCCAAATACCTTTTTTGAAGTTTGTGTCTTAGCTTTCCTCTATTGTGACTTTTACTGCTCCTTCTGCTCTGAATACAGACACCATAAAATATACTGTTCATCCAAGAACACTTTTGAGAGTAAAAAATggaattattaataattacagGACAATAGCCTTGCCTGGCTGCCATCTTTCTTATCCTGTCCAGTAAGTACCCCTAAAAGTAGAATTGTTGAATCAAAGGACATGAAAACTGTTGTAGATCCTGTCCACTCATGATTATATCAGGAATAGGAACACCAATAATCACATTAGCCATGAGGTGATTAGGTTTCACAGTGAATTTCTGTATTTGATCTCCaacacattttgctttttaaagctgAGTTCTGAAATTAGAAACAAGAGCAGATGGCAGTAGATTCACTTTAATTCAGagagttattaagaaattttgAATTGTTTTACTATAAAATTTTAAGCGTGTTTTAATGTCGTCATAAACGGAAGGGTGGGTTGATGAGTTTACTCAGATTAGGGTGGTACAACCTTTGGGGCGGAGCCTCTGACTCTGGTTGGTTGGAGAATGTTTTCCAGGCCGTATAAAAATGCCGGTGTCTCGGCGCTGAAACTCAGAGAGGAGCAGAGGTCTGTAGAGGTAGAGGTGCCGGCTTCGGAACTTTCAGACTTCTGCTGGAAGTCTCCAAGTCAAGGTAAGTTACGCCTTCTGTTTAAGCTATTTCCAATGTCCTATTCTCTCTTTGGCTACAAACTGGTGTTTTCGAATACCTTTAACTATTTATTTTAGAGGAGAAAAAACTAGTTTTTTCCTGTGCCAGGGAACTTTCTTCACCTTTAACTATAACATTGCCgtttaaatttttacatatgaACCTCAGGTCGCTCTTTGCAtgaacttgtattttttttttttttcttgagacggagtctcgctctgtcgcccaggctggagtaaagtggcgcgatctcggctcactgcaagctccgcctcccgggttcacgccattctcctgcctcagcctcccgagtagctgggactataggcgcccacaaccgcgcccggctaattttttgtattttttagtagagacggggttccaccatgttagccaggatgatcttgatctcctgacctcgtgatctgcccgcctcggcctcccaaagtgctgggattacaggcgtgagccaccgcacccggccgtgaacttgtatttttgtgtgttttcaacTACACTGGATTTgctgttttaaaatagtttctttttattttcagaatatttcttAAAGAATTCTGGGTTTTTGGCGGGGCGCCGTGGCTCgtgcctgcactttgggaggctgaggtgggtggatcacgaggtcaggagaccagcctggccaacatggtgaaaccccatctctactaaaaatacaaaactcagccggaggccgaggaaggagaattgcttgaacacgggaggcagagcttgcagtgggccgagatcgtgccactgcaccccagcctgggggacagagcaagactctgtctcaacaaaaacaaaaacaacgacAAAAAAAGGACTTTGCTTCGGGTTTTTACTTACATACACTTGACCACTTTTAGTAGTTGTGTCATAATTAactgaataattttattattgttagaTAATTCGATTGTTCCTGATCATTTGGGATGGTAGTTAACACTGCAATGAACAACTTGTTAATAagtgtagcatttttttttttttttttttgtaaaattgttttcttagATACATTCCAAGGTGGGTTAGACAATTAGATTTCCAGCACCATGTTAAATTTCCCATTAAATTGAAAAAGATAACAGAATTTAAGAAAGAGGTAATCTCTGTCTGCCATCCAGGCACCATCAGATTGGAATGCTGATCAGGACTTGGAAGACAAAGTTTTATGTGGGCAGATACCCTGTCTATTACACACGTTTGTGTTTCCAGAGTCCAGTTGAGGCCAAGAGCACAGAAGGgtctcaataagtatttgttggaAAGAGATTAGAGATTATATTCTGGGATGTAGGACAGTTCTAGTAACTCAGGCTGGCCTCAGTGGTGTTCACTTCCTCTCTCTGGTAATGTTGATGCTGCTCCTCTTTCTGTCCCTCATTCTGTTACTACCGTCACCACTGAATGTGTGATTTGTGGGTTCTTGGTAAGAAGTTCTGCTAGTTACTGCTCAGTGTAAGCTCTTATTGGAGAATAGTCCTCTGTTCATATCGTCTCGAAGGTGCTGTCTAGCTTTGTGAGGCTGTCTTTGGGTCATGGGTCTAGCCAGGTCCAATATGCTGTGCCCAGCATGTCAGAGACAGCTCACTCAAAGAATGACAGTCATGGTGGGAAGTCCTCTGGGAGCACCAGAGGCTCTCAAGCTTTGGGAGCAGTTGGGGTAACTGGAGGGCATCTTCCTTGTCTGGAACATCTTTTTGGTTTGTATTGGCATGATTTTTTGGAGAAGTTTatgacaattatatttttattcacattAATTCAAGCCTTAATTAGTTTTATTAGGGTGCTTTAAAGCATTTCATCTAATAACACTTTGTCCTTAAACTTGATTGGGCATCTCATTTTGCAGTGGATTTTGCTGGCTTTACTCACATGTAATTTTCCTGGAAATTCTGAGGGTTCCTTAGAGTCACTTTTCTGTGACGATTAATGTAGAATTGGCTTTATTTTCATGATTGAATTTAGACATGAAAATTCTTTTTCCTGAACTGCAGGTGATCTACAAAGAAATACTGAGTGGAGACTATACTGAGATTCTATTAAAGACTCACTTGAATTCAGCCCCCACTAGAAGAAACTTTGGCCAGAGCAACCAACACATCACCTGGAAGTCTTCAGACTAGGTAAGCTGCACTGTCTGAAAAGACAGTTTCCACTGCCCTATTCCTGTCTTGTGATTATCTAGAGTATGGAGAgttttgaaatcatttttatcACCATGACTACATTCTTGTGATTCTCTAGCAATTTAGTGTCACTTTCATACACAAGctacagaaataatatttaatttttgttattcttaatttcttagttaataaatttattgttatttattacataatataattcatttatgccaataacttatttattaatttatgttatttaatctTGGATTTAGAGTATTGAAGAGCTCCCAAGTGCTTCCAGAAGCCAATAAAGGATCATTTCAGTCTACTTCACGGCTAAGGAGTAACCCTTAAGTACCATGGCCCAAAACCTGCAAGCAGAGTTGTCCTGTCCAGTTTGCCTGGATTTTTTCTCCtgtcccatttctctctcttgtgcacACATTTTCTGCTTTGATTGCATCCAGAATTGGATCCTAGAAAACCATGATTTTAGAGCGATGTGCCCCTTGTGTCGAGATGTGGTGAAGGCACCTCCTTTGGAAGAATGGCAAGTGAGAGCCATAGCACTTATCGCCAAGCAGCATGACAACCGACTGGTGCAAACTCTGCACGTGAGGGAGGAGCTCCAGCGTTTTCGGGAAGATGTGACCCTGGATGCAGCCACTGCCAGCTCCCTCCTTGTCTTCTCCAGTGATCTAAGAAGCGCTCAGCGTGGGAAGATCCACCACGACCTGACAAAAGATCCTAGGCTGACCTGTGTCCTGGGTACTCCCTGCTTCTCCTCCGGCCGACATTACTGGGAGGTTACAGTGGGAGAGGTGAAGTCATGGTCCCTGGGCGTCTGCAAGGAGTCGGCTGACAGAAACAGCAGTGATTTATCCCCTGAGCATGGCTTCTGGATCATTAGCATGGAGGCAGGAGCAATCCATGCTAACACCGACCTGGAGAGAATTCCTGCAAGCCCTAGCCTTCGTCATGTGGGAATTTTCCTGGATGTTGACTTTGAAGAAATCCAGTTTTTCGATGTTGACAATAATGCCCACATCTATACCCatgattctttcttctctttggagCCTTTGCGTCCATTCTTCTGTCTTGAGCTCTTGGGAGAAGGGGAGAGTGGCAACGTCCTGACCATCTGCCCATGAGAAAATCAGCCCTTCTTAGAAGCTTTCTAAGAGGTGAAAGAGAATTTTCGCCTGAGAAAGGTCAGCATGACTGAGGAAGGAATAATGTGCTACAGTGCAAAGACTtggtaaatttttaaagtagattttgtAGACTTTGTAGCAAAacaatttttggatttttggggTAAATTTTGTAGAATTTGTAGCTAGGTAACTGGGGTCTTTGGGGATGTTATTAAGtactctaagcctcagttttctggtCTCTAGATGGGGATAATTGTATGTCAGTCAAACACCTGTGGTAATTAGACAATACTGTGGCTTCGTCTTATAGTAAATAACAAGTAGAGAAATATTAGATTGTAAGTAAAGTAGATATTAGGTTTTGTGGATAGACaatatctttttcattatttcaagcTATTTTGGGTAATTGCTGATAATGtctgaggaggaagaaaaattaaacagcCAGTGCGAGTTATTTTGTTTATATGGCATGAAATTTCAGAGAGACAAATAGGTACTTGGGAAGAActaagtttttttcatttttattttttttgaaacacagccGCATACAGTTTCTCAAAAGACAAAGAACTTTGACCAAAATGTATTGTTAATGGTGATTCATATTCTTATGGGAAGTGTCATTTACCCATCTCAATAATTGGACTATTGTGATTTATAAGAATTGTTATCAACCATGTTAACTCTAACACATATTCATCAAAAATTGTTTTCAAGGTTgcattttggatttattttttatttgtagaatttacattttcttgCAAATACATTTATAATGCACTGGATGTGTTCGTGTTTATGCTGTTTGGTCTGTCTCTCACATCAAGTCTGAAGTTGGTGCCCCTCTTCTCCCACCACATCTACATGGTCCCAGATTGTGATTTCCAATATCTCATCCTTATACTTTCATGATGACTCCTTTTCAAACTATTCAGGTCTCTTAGGGTTGTATTTTTTCTGATTTACTGAGTCAGCCACTTCTGAGATTACAACTGCCCCCAAAGGACTGGGGTCTGAGCATATTCTGGAATCTGCCTTTGACTTCTTTTCTAGAGAGACCAGAATTGTcgtttcccttccctttccaacTTCACTGGGAGTAGGGAGATAGCCATTTTCTGCTTCTTATTCTCGTTTGATCTCTACAACTTTATTTCAGGGGACTCATTGCCCTTCCCTAACACTGgacaaagtttcaggatacaaaataaatgtacaaaaatcactagcattcttgTATACTAACAAGAGTcaagctgacagccaaatcaggaatgaactcccattcacaattgccacaaaaagaataaaatacctaggaatacagctaattaagggaggtgaaagatctctatgagaactacaaaccactgtttaaagaaatcagagatgacacaaacaaatggaaaaacattccatgctcatgaaaaggaagaatcaatattgttaaaatggccgtactgtccaaagcaattcacagattcaatgctattcccattaaactaccactgagaCTCCTCACAGAACTAGacaaaactattttgaaatttatatggaaccaaaaaagaacctgaatagccgAGGCTATTTTTTAGCCaaggctaagcaaaaagaacaaagctggagacatcacaacACCccacttcaaactacactacaaggctacagtagtaTAGTTTGTGTCactaccaaaacagc harbors:
- the LOC105499730 gene encoding ret finger protein-like 4B, which produces MAQNLQAELSCPVCLDFFSCPISLSCAHIFCFDCIQNWILENHDFRAMCPLCRDVVKAPPLEEWQVRAIALIAKQHDNRLVQTLHVREELQRFREDVTLDAATASSLLVFSSDLRSAQRGKIHHDLTKDPRLTCVLGTPCFSSGRHYWEVTVGEVKSWSLGVCKESADRNSSDLSPEHGFWIISMEAGAIHANTDLERIPASPSLRHVGIFLDVDFEEIQFFDVDNNAHIYTHDSFFSLEPLRPFFCLELLGEGESGNVLTICP